DNA sequence from the Methanocella sp. genome:
ACGCCGCCTTGATGCGGTCCACTTCGCCGATATTCTTGCTGAAGAGATCCATCTCGCTCATGAGGCCCGCGTAATGGTTCACCCGGGGCCTGGTAGCCGCCGCAGCGATCGCCGATGCGGAGGGGATCTTTTCATAGATGATGCCCTTTTTGCTTACGACACGCCGATAATTTAAAAGATGTAATATCAGATCATGGGCGACGAACATCAAGGAGACGATGATGATATTAACGAGGAAATAGAGCCAAATCGTTACCAGTATGAACATTATGATATCGGGTATTGAATTTGCTATACCGGACAGGGCGCCGGCATCGATGCCGCGGGGGCTTTCCCCGAATACGGCAATGATGGCCGTGAACAGATAGATCGGATACGAGATGAACGTCGCCTTGAGCGAGGTCATTATCTTTTCGCTCAACGTCGTCTCGCTCATCGTGTGATCCTTCCAGATGAACGCCCAGATGACGAACAGGACAGCCCAGAGGGCGCAGCCGAGGAGCGCCAGGTCCGCACGGCCGTTCAGGAATATATACTTGTAAATGTCCGGCGCCAGGACGGCGAAGCCCATGCCCGCGAAGATGAATGAATAGCTGTCCTTCTCCATGTACGTGATCAGCACCGTTGCCGCAATAGCCAGGGAAAGAACGAGAGTTGGGTAGAATTGGGTATATGGCGCGACGATATCGCTGGCATACATTATCTCCCCCGAAGGCTGGTTCTCCCACATATTATAGGCGAAACCCACTGTTGCGAACAGCACGAGACCAAGTATAATATAAATTATCGTTTTCAAAGTTCCGTTTTCGATCTCTCGCACTTTTAATATAGCGAGCATAATCGCGAGAGATATAATGACGATAGATACCATTATCAGGATATTTATCAAATTCAGATCAGGCATATCCTCACCGAACACCCAACAGACACTAAGTAAGCATTTAGTGTTTATAAAGCTTACAGTCGCTTTGCAAATTATTTTTGACTATACCCCGACTTTTTTCAAATATTATACTTAATTTGGCTTTTAACCTTTTAACTATACTTCATCGAAACATATAATAGTTGTGATAGAAGCGCTCAGCCGGATAATCGTAATACGGTTCCCCGGATGACATTTATCGGGGCGTCCGTCTTGAATCCGACCCCCATATAATGGGTGCGCGATGCTGCATAGCCCTGCCTTTTCAGGTCGCCCAGAAGAGTCGGGATGTCCGTGGGCGTGGCCTTGAGGTCCCGGCAGATGGCATGATGGTCATAGAATGTGGATGTATCCAGCTCGTCCCTCACCAGGCTTAGCATGCGAATAGCTCTCTCTTTTTTATTGAACTGGCCCGCCTCCAGCACACCGATGACCTTCTCTACGAATGCCCGGTCCTTTGTCATGCCAAGCCATAGCGGGCCGGCCACTCGCACGGGTGCGCCGCACACCGGGCACGTCTCGGTCGCCTGGACGGCGAGCCCCTTCAGCTCGAACCTGTTCTTGCACTTAAAACAATGTACGATAAAGCCGATGTCCTTCATCATCGCGTCCGCCTCCGCCCGCCCATGCGAAACGCCGAGGTACAGCCGTATATAGTGCTCCGTCGTATGGCAGAGCAGCGGCTTAAGCGCCCGGTCGTATTTCGCCTCCTCCCGGGCGACCTTGCCCAGCAGGATGCGCAGCCCCATCTCCGGGTAATATTCGGTCTTGAGCGGATATGCGGCGTAGGTCCGGATGCCCGACTTGAGGTGGGCGCCGCAGAGCGGGGCCGTGTCCGTCGCCGTGATGCCCATGGCACGCTTCGAGGCCCAGCAGACTGAATTAATGTACGGCGCGGGCGTACCGAAGGGGTCGATGTCCACAAAGTCGAAGGAGCGCTGCGAAAGCAGCGTGTTGGCGCCGCAGTTCGATACTTCGAGGCAGGCGCCGTTCGCTTCCGCGTTATTTTTTATGATCTCGCAGGCGGGCTCATCCCAGTCGTTCGACGTGACCCTTATATCCCGGGATACTTCCTTCTTCACCCGGATCCCCCTGATGCCCGAAGCCGACATAACGTCAATATAATCCGATATCTCCGGTAGGGCCTCTAAGCAAGCGACGGTAATGTCCCGGTTCATCTCCATCCGGGGATTATAGAACGCGTTACCCGTCTCGATAGAGACGCGGCCCTCCTTTACCATCATCAGAGGGCTGAATGTGGGGTTAAACCATAATAATGTTTTGATGAACTCATTAAGGCTATAAAAAATATTAATAAAATTTTGGTGCCGCCTGGCGTAACCAAATATCTAATAAATAATAATCATTCTTTCATCCATACATCCCCAGAATTATTAATTAAGCTTACAGTGGCTTAACCACAGATTTGCAGCCGGGGCACTCTTTCATATCCAGGGCGAGCTTACTGCCACAGTGTTTACACTGCCACCGGGCTTCGGCCTCCTCCAGCCATTTATCGATACCGGCCTCGAGGATACGCCTGGCGTTCTTTTCTGCCTCGCCCTTCGACCGCATGTCGTCCTCATAAAGCCCCTGCAGGGAATCGCAGGGGAACTCATTGCACATACTGCAGGACTCGAGGCCTCTGCCCAGGGCGCACCTCCGGAAAATACATCTCTTGCTTAACGCGAATCGGTCGGCAGTGCCGCAGCCTTCACATTTGATCATGTCGATGGTACAGCGGGTCTTGAAAGAAAGCTCGAAGATCTTTTTTTCGTCCCCGTCCCGGGATGCGCGGTGTACGGGACAGCTGCCGCAGTACATGCCGCACTTGCCGGCGAGAGCTCTATCGGACATGAAGGAGCATTATGCGGCCCGGATATTTAAATCATTTTCGCGTCTTAAAAATTTAAAAAGGGTTAGTGTATCAAGATATTGCCGTAAAGTGGCACGTCGAGTCCCTGCCCGAGGAATAGGCAGATCACAACGATCAGTACCCATAACACGAGCAGGCCGAAAATGACCAGCAGGGGCATTAGCAGGCCGCCCAGCTTTGTGGCGTCCTTGACGACTGACATATTTCCTATACCCATATGCTTTTCCACTGCAGCATTACTGCATTTGTACATTAAGCGCTAATATGGCTTAAATCTGACGATTAAATGTCCTAATTTATTTTTATATAAACACAAACAGGTTAAACAATTTGTACAAAAGGATAAAAGAGGCCGGTGCGCAGGCAAATATAAAAGTTTAATACGAATAACGTGGCCACTGCATATGTATGGAGCTTATACCCGCCGACGGAAAATGCATAGTCGCCAGCGACGGCACCATCGTCTGGTGCGACGCGGTCTTCAGCGAATGGTTCTCTCACAGGGGCCTCGGAGCAGGCGCAAAGCTCAGCCAGCTATTCCCCGGCGCGAGGGGCGTATGCAGGCCCGGCGCGGTATATGAAGATACGGATAAGCTGGGCAAGCGGCGCTATTTCGCCATGGAATGCCGGCCGATGCAGGGGATGAAGGGCGAAAAGGTCAGCGACGAGATCCGCATCAGGAAGATCACGCTCGATAAGGTGCTCGCGGACATACCCCGAATGGCGACTCAGGCTAAGGGCGCTGAGGAACTTTTTGAGAAAGTGCTCTGGCTCTTGAGGGATACGACTCATTATCTGGCCTTCGCCGGGTACCTCGCCCGGGATAGCCGGGTCGAGCTGGTGGCGAGCAAGGGATGGACTGAAAAGCTCAAGTCCTACATCTCTCTTCAGCCTATTGTCCCCGACTCCCCGAGCCTGGCGGGCAGGACGGCCTACCACAGAAAACAGATCGTCATGGCCATGAAGGACTACGGGCTCATGCCCGAGGTCAAGTCCGCCATCCAGAAGCTCGGCGGGGATTACATCGTGGTCACGCCCCTGGTCGACCAGGATAAGCTCGTCGGCGTGTTGACAGTGATCAACGATAAGGTCCTGACGCCGGCCGATTCCGAGGCGCTGCAATCCTTATGCGTCCAGGTGGCGGCGGCGCTTAATATGAAGCTGCAGGAAGAGGCGGCCGCGGAGAAGGCGGAAGATGCAATACTTTATGCGAACATCATCGCCAGGACATTGCAGGCGGGCGTGAATGATAAGGATGTGGCCACGCTGCTTCACTCCTTAAACGATAATACTGCCCTGGATAACATCCCGCTAAAGGGCGCCGTCGATTACGCGAGATCGGCCGTGGAGCAGATCGCGGAAGCGTCCCATAAAAAAATTAGCGTCAAATCCTCCGGGCTCGATAGCGTGGAAATCGGCCTGCTACTCAAGTACGCTATTTTTGAGATACTGAAGAACAGCATCGACCACTCCAGAGCCCAGGCGGTCGACGTCGATATCCGCATGGTGAGAGAACGCTCGGGGGGCAGCCGGCTCGAAATATCCGATAATGGCCCCGGTATCCCCGATGAATTCAAGTCGGAGGTCTTCCGGCCGGTCAAGGCCAGCCTGAAGGGCGGGATGGGGCTTTACCTGGTCAAAAAGATCGCCAATAAGTATGGAGGCCGGGTATGGGTCGAGGACCGGGTGCACGGCGACTACCGTAAAGGTGTAAGCGTGGTCATTACGATACTGTCATCGACATAGTTTTTTTTATCTTACAATACTTTATCGTTGATCTTTTTCGTAAAGGCCTTTAGAAATTATTGCTTTGTTGAATATGCCCTTTTAAGTCTCAGAGTGTACGGAGGCACTATTTTTCACCACAAAGGCACGAAGAGCACGGAGGCCCACAAAGACTTTTTTATAATTAAGAGACAAAGGACACAAAGCCGCTTTTTGAACTTCTAAGATACAGGATATGAAGGCACAGGGGTAAAAAGTGCTCTTGTTCATTCCACTGTGTCTTTGTATCCTTCGTGCCCTGATGTCAATGAACCGGCTTTGTGTACTTTGTAACTTAATCTAAAAAAAGACTTTGTGGGCCTCCGTGCTCTTCGTGCCTCTGTGGTGAAAAATAGTGCCCTCAGTGCCCTTAAAAAGCTTAAAATACGGGAGTAATTCAACACAGCAAAAGAAATTAATTATGACTAAACTCATTCATTTAATAATAAATCTTTAAATGTAGCTTCGCGGTCTTCGCATATGCTTCTTTGACTTTGCGCTCGAAACAGTCTTCGCGGGCTTAAGCCGGAGAAGTGCACAATATACAGACTTATTCAACACAGCAGTAATTTTGAGATGGGCTTAGTATCACTTTTTAATGCTGCGGCCTTTCGTATATATTCCCACGATGGCGAGGCTGCCGATTAGGATGAACGGTAACAGCGGCGAGCAGCAGCCGAATCTGTAGATCGATGGCACAGGCGTGGAAGGCACAACGGTAGGCGTGGGCGTGCCGAAGGCCTGCAGGTCGTAGGTCTCGTTAGCTAAAAGCAAACTCGGGTTCGTGCCTTCGAAGACGTGCACCTTCGTAAGCACGGCGTCCTTAGGTATAGGTATCTCGTTCCACCGGATGTCGGACTTCGAGTGCGGCTGCACCTCCACGCCCGAATACTCGTCCTGGTTCGGGTTGAACTTATAGACCCGGCCCCGGCTGTCGATTAGCTCATACTGGATGTTGCCTACCTCCATCTGGTCACCTGTATTCTCATACTGGTAGACGAGGTGGGCCCATTTCGTGTCCTGGGGCGCCTTCGACGGGTAGATATTGCCCATGTAATTATCGGTGACGTTGACCTGGAGCAAATGGATGACGATATTAGAATTATAGCGCTGGAAATCCCCGTGGACGAGGTATGTCTCGTCGGCGAAGGCCGGAACGGCGATCGACGTGACCGCTACGAGCAGCGTGGCGAAGAGAATGCACCTTAAGCGAACGGGCATAGTTGAATAAGTATGGTTTGAAAATTTATACTTTTTCGTAATTTAATATTAATATGGATTATTTCATCGAAACGTAAGCGAAGGCCGCAGAGATGATGATGATGATGGCGCCGATGGCAATGAGCATCCAGCCGCCA
Encoded proteins:
- a CDS encoding GAF domain-containing sensor histidine kinase, with product MELIPADGKCIVASDGTIVWCDAVFSEWFSHRGLGAGAKLSQLFPGARGVCRPGAVYEDTDKLGKRRYFAMECRPMQGMKGEKVSDEIRIRKITLDKVLADIPRMATQAKGAEELFEKVLWLLRDTTHYLAFAGYLARDSRVELVASKGWTEKLKSYISLQPIVPDSPSLAGRTAYHRKQIVMAMKDYGLMPEVKSAIQKLGGDYIVVTPLVDQDKLVGVLTVINDKVLTPADSEALQSLCVQVAAALNMKLQEEAAAEKAEDAILYANIIARTLQAGVNDKDVATLLHSLNDNTALDNIPLKGAVDYARSAVEQIAEASHKKISVKSSGLDSVEIGLLLKYAIFEILKNSIDHSRAQAVDVDIRMVRERSGGSRLEISDNGPGIPDEFKSEVFRPVKASLKGGMGLYLVKKIANKYGGRVWVEDRVHGDYRKGVSVVITILSST
- a CDS encoding tRNA (guanine(10)-N(2))-dimethyltransferase — translated: MMVKEGRVSIETGNAFYNPRMEMNRDITVACLEALPEISDYIDVMSASGIRGIRVKKEVSRDIRVTSNDWDEPACEIIKNNAEANGACLEVSNCGANTLLSQRSFDFVDIDPFGTPAPYINSVCWASKRAMGITATDTAPLCGAHLKSGIRTYAAYPLKTEYYPEMGLRILLGKVAREEAKYDRALKPLLCHTTEHYIRLYLGVSHGRAEADAMMKDIGFIVHCFKCKNRFELKGLAVQATETCPVCGAPVRVAGPLWLGMTKDRAFVEKVIGVLEAGQFNKKERAIRMLSLVRDELDTSTFYDHHAICRDLKATPTDIPTLLGDLKRQGYAASRTHYMGVGFKTDAPINVIRGTVLRLSG
- a CDS encoding DUF3795 domain-containing protein, with protein sequence MSDRALAGKCGMYCGSCPVHRASRDGDEKKIFELSFKTRCTIDMIKCEGCGTADRFALSKRCIFRRCALGRGLESCSMCNEFPCDSLQGLYEDDMRSKGEAEKNARRILEAGIDKWLEEAEARWQCKHCGSKLALDMKECPGCKSVVKPL